A region from the Mycolicibacterium litorale genome encodes:
- a CDS encoding HAD family hydrolase: MCAVLFDMDGTLVDSEKLWDVSLAALYDRLGGVISDELRVALVGSSAENTIRTIFADLGLDPDPAAMAEADRWLHEYTGQLFATSGLPWCEGARELLEDLARHDVPMALVTNTQRALTEQALESIGRHYFSVTVCGDEVPNGKPAPDPYLRAAGLLGLDPGRCLAVEDSVTGTMAAELAGCPVLVVPNDVTVPPSPRRRHVDSLRDVAVDDLRAYHAEIDIASGKRSA; the protein is encoded by the coding sequence CTGTGCGCCGTCCTCTTCGACATGGACGGGACGCTCGTCGACTCCGAGAAACTCTGGGACGTCTCGCTCGCCGCGCTCTACGACCGGCTCGGCGGTGTGATCTCCGACGAATTGCGCGTCGCGCTGGTGGGCAGCTCCGCCGAGAACACCATCCGGACCATCTTCGCCGACCTGGGTCTCGACCCGGATCCCGCGGCGATGGCCGAAGCCGACCGCTGGCTGCACGAGTACACCGGCCAACTGTTCGCGACGTCGGGTCTGCCGTGGTGCGAAGGCGCCAGGGAACTGCTGGAAGACCTTGCGCGCCACGATGTTCCGATGGCGTTGGTGACCAACACCCAGCGTGCGCTCACCGAGCAGGCGCTCGAGAGCATCGGCCGCCACTATTTCTCGGTGACGGTCTGCGGCGACGAGGTGCCCAACGGCAAACCCGCACCCGACCCCTATCTGCGGGCCGCCGGACTGCTCGGCCTCGATCCGGGGCGGTGCCTGGCGGTGGAGGACTCGGTGACCGGCACGATGGCCGCCGAACTCGCCGGGTGCCCCGTGCTCGTGGTGCCCAACGACGTGACGGTCCCGCCGAGCCCACGCCGCCGGCACGTCGACTCGCTGCGCGACGTGGCGGTCGACGACCTGCGGGCGTACCACGCCGAGATCGACATCGCCTCCGGGAAACGTAGCGCCTGA
- a CDS encoding DUF4126 domain-containing protein — protein MTHALVLLLALLIGVVAGLRAFSAPAAVAWAAMLDWIILDGTWAQWLAHPVTVTVLTILAIGELVTDQLPKTPSRKTPMQFIARLVSGGFAGAVIGTAWGYTFGGLGAGVVGAVIGTLGGYEARKRLVARTGGRDLPIALLEDGVAVIGGIAIAWATSVV, from the coding sequence ATGACGCATGCCCTAGTCCTGCTGTTGGCCCTGCTGATCGGTGTGGTCGCCGGTCTGCGCGCGTTCTCCGCGCCCGCCGCGGTCGCATGGGCGGCGATGCTGGACTGGATCATCCTCGACGGGACCTGGGCGCAGTGGCTCGCGCACCCGGTCACGGTCACGGTGCTGACCATCCTGGCGATCGGCGAACTCGTCACCGACCAACTGCCCAAGACTCCGAGCCGCAAGACGCCGATGCAGTTCATCGCCCGATTGGTCAGCGGCGGGTTCGCCGGCGCGGTGATCGGGACGGCCTGGGGCTACACGTTCGGCGGCCTGGGCGCCGGTGTCGTCGGCGCGGTGATCGGCACACTGGGCGGCTACGAGGCCCGCAAACGTCTGGTCGCGCGTACCGGCGGGCGCGACCTGCCGATCGCGCTGCTCGAAGACGGCGTCGCGGTGATCGGCGGGATCGCCATCGCGTGGGCCACCTCGGTGGTGTGA
- a CDS encoding TetR/AcrR family transcriptional regulator has translation MDTIDLLWRRERPLPARRGRPPRFSADQIVAAAVEVADRLGLAFTLRDVAGALEVPVMTLYSYVRSREQLLELMADQCRADMEVTAPAGDWRARLTAVVADNMRLFDRHPWLAEIESERTVLGPGTLAKYERELAAVDALPLSDVDKDAALTLLLDFARSSARALAHARREREQEAPHQWWEREGAKLAALGITDRYPLASRIGSAAGAARGAAHDADAALAFGVDVLLNGLSAMRPATS, from the coding sequence ATGGACACCATCGACCTGCTGTGGCGGCGCGAGAGGCCACTGCCGGCACGCCGCGGGCGCCCGCCCCGCTTCAGTGCCGATCAGATCGTGGCCGCTGCGGTCGAGGTTGCCGACCGTCTCGGCCTGGCCTTCACGCTGCGCGATGTCGCCGGTGCGCTCGAGGTGCCTGTGATGACGTTGTACTCCTATGTCCGCAGCCGCGAACAACTGCTCGAGCTCATGGCCGACCAGTGCCGGGCCGACATGGAGGTCACCGCACCGGCGGGTGACTGGCGGGCCCGGCTGACCGCCGTCGTCGCCGACAACATGCGGTTGTTCGACCGGCACCCGTGGTTGGCGGAGATCGAGTCGGAACGGACCGTGCTGGGGCCGGGCACCCTGGCGAAGTACGAGCGGGAGCTGGCCGCCGTGGACGCACTGCCGCTCAGCGATGTGGACAAGGACGCGGCTCTCACGCTGCTGCTGGACTTCGCCCGTTCCAGCGCCCGCGCGCTCGCGCACGCCCGGCGAGAGCGCGAACAGGAGGCGCCGCACCAATGGTGGGAGCGGGAGGGCGCCAAGCTGGCCGCGCTGGGGATCACCGACCGTTATCCGCTGGCGTCGCGGATCGGCAGCGCGGCCGGCGCGGCCCGCGGCGCCGCCCACGACGCCGACGCGGCACTGGCGTTCGGCGTGGACGTGCTGCTCAACGGGCTCAGCGCGATGCGGCCCGCAACATCCTGA
- a CDS encoding RecB family exonuclease: MAAQPASRRGAARPRGCADLSGARLRLQSMSEQAAPVRRPALSPSRASDFKQCPLLYRFRAIDRLPEPQSTAQLRGSVVHAALEQLYALPAADRGPETALTLVVPAWDRVVAERPEVAGEIEPAVRDALLGEARALLSGYYRLEDPTRFDPQCCEQHVEVELEDGTLLRGFVDRIDVAPTGELRVVDYKTGKAPPEARALAEAKALFQMKFYAVALLRSRGVLPTRLRLLYLADGQVLDYSPDLEELTRFERTLTAIWRAIRAAGATGDFRPKPSKLCDWCSHRALCPEFGGTPPPYPGWPEIPAA, encoded by the coding sequence ATAGCTGCTCAGCCTGCCAGTCGGCGCGGCGCCGCGCGGCCGCGGGGTTGCGCGGATCTGTCGGGGGCCCGTCTTAGGCTGCAGAGTATGAGCGAACAGGCCGCGCCGGTCCGGCGTCCCGCGCTGTCGCCGTCGCGGGCCAGCGATTTCAAGCAGTGCCCGCTGCTGTACCGGTTCCGCGCGATCGACCGGCTGCCCGAACCGCAGTCGACCGCGCAGCTGCGGGGGTCGGTGGTGCACGCCGCGCTGGAACAGCTCTACGCGCTTCCCGCGGCGGACCGCGGGCCCGAGACGGCGCTGACGCTGGTGGTGCCGGCGTGGGACCGCGTGGTGGCCGAGCGGCCCGAGGTGGCCGGCGAGATCGAGCCCGCGGTGCGCGACGCGTTGCTGGGTGAGGCCCGCGCGCTGCTGTCGGGGTACTACCGCCTGGAGGATCCGACCCGGTTCGACCCGCAGTGCTGCGAACAGCACGTGGAGGTCGAGCTCGAGGACGGCACGCTGTTGCGCGGCTTCGTCGACCGCATCGACGTCGCACCCACCGGCGAACTGCGGGTGGTCGACTACAAGACCGGTAAGGCGCCGCCGGAGGCCCGCGCGCTGGCCGAGGCCAAGGCGCTGTTCCAGATGAAGTTCTACGCGGTGGCGCTGCTGCGTTCGCGCGGCGTGCTGCCGACCCGGCTGCGGCTGCTCTACCTGGCCGACGGGCAGGTCCTCGACTACTCCCCCGACCTGGAGGAGCTCACCCGGTTCGAGCGCACGCTGACCGCGATCTGGCGGGCCATCCGCGCGGCGGGAGCCACCGGGGACTTCCGGCCGAAGCCGTCGAAGCTGTGCGACTGGTGCTCACACCGGGCGCTGTGCCCCGAGTTCGGCGGCACCCCGCCGCCGTATCCCGGCTGGCCGGAGATCCCCGCGGCGTGA
- a CDS encoding FAD-containing oxidoreductase: protein MSDPATKFDAIVIGAGQAGPPLAGRLTEAGQTVAVIERKLVGGTCVNYGCIPTKTLVASAHAAHLARRGAEYGVGTGEVSVDMAKVKARKDRIMLDDRDGLESWLTGMDGCTFLRGHARFEGPRTVRVGDQLLEADRIFLNVGGRAVVPDLPGLQDIDYLTNVGILDLDALPEHLVIVGGSYIALEFAQMYRRFGARVTVLEHGPRLTSREDEDVSAAIRDILEAEGIDIVVDAKDIRFAKSDNGFEVIPNEGADAISGSHLLIAVGRQPNTDDLGLENAGVHTDERGYIVVDDQLRTNVEGIWAMGDCNGKGAFTHTSYNDFEIVAANLLDDDPRRVSDRVTTYALYIDPPLGRAGMTVDQVRASGRKALVGKRPMTRVGRAVEKGETQGFMKVVVDAETEEILGAAILGVGGDEVVHAILDIMTAKKPYTAISRTMHIHPTVSELVPTLLQDLKPLQ, encoded by the coding sequence ATGTCCGATCCCGCAACGAAGTTCGATGCCATCGTCATCGGTGCCGGGCAGGCGGGCCCGCCGCTGGCCGGCCGGTTGACCGAGGCGGGCCAGACCGTCGCGGTCATCGAACGCAAACTCGTCGGCGGCACGTGTGTGAACTACGGGTGCATCCCGACCAAGACGCTGGTCGCCAGCGCCCACGCGGCACACCTTGCCCGCCGGGGTGCCGAATACGGGGTGGGCACCGGTGAGGTGTCCGTCGACATGGCCAAGGTCAAGGCGCGCAAGGACCGGATCATGCTCGACGACCGTGACGGCCTCGAATCGTGGCTGACCGGTATGGACGGATGCACGTTCCTGCGGGGGCACGCCCGCTTCGAGGGGCCGCGCACCGTGCGCGTCGGCGACCAGCTGCTCGAAGCGGATCGCATCTTCCTCAACGTCGGCGGCCGCGCCGTGGTGCCGGACCTGCCTGGGCTGCAGGACATCGACTACCTGACCAACGTCGGGATCCTCGACCTCGACGCCCTGCCCGAGCATCTGGTGATCGTCGGTGGCAGCTACATCGCGCTGGAATTCGCCCAGATGTACCGGAGGTTCGGGGCGCGGGTGACGGTGCTCGAACACGGTCCCCGGCTGACGTCGCGCGAGGACGAGGACGTGTCGGCCGCGATCAGGGACATCCTGGAGGCCGAGGGCATCGACATCGTGGTCGACGCCAAGGACATCCGATTCGCCAAGAGCGACAACGGTTTCGAGGTCATCCCGAACGAGGGCGCCGACGCCATCTCCGGCAGCCACCTGCTGATCGCCGTCGGCAGGCAACCCAACACCGACGATCTCGGCCTGGAGAACGCCGGCGTGCACACCGACGAACGCGGTTACATCGTCGTCGACGACCAGCTGCGCACCAACGTCGAAGGCATCTGGGCGATGGGGGACTGCAACGGCAAGGGGGCGTTCACCCACACCTCCTACAACGATTTCGAGATCGTCGCGGCCAACCTCCTCGACGACGATCCCCGCCGGGTCAGCGACCGGGTCACCACCTATGCGCTCTACATCGACCCGCCGCTCGGGCGCGCCGGGATGACCGTCGACCAGGTGCGGGCGTCCGGGCGCAAGGCGCTGGTCGGCAAGCGGCCCATGACGCGGGTCGGTCGCGCGGTGGAGAAGGGCGAGACCCAGGGCTTCATGAAAGTCGTCGTGGACGCCGAGACCGAGGAGATCCTCGGGGCCGCGATCCTCGGTGTCGGCGGGGACGAGGTGGTCCACGCGATCCTCGACATCATGACCGCGAAGAAGCCCTACACCGCCATCTCACGCACCATGCACATCCACCCTACGGTCAGTGAACTGGTGCCGACGCTGCTGCAGGACCTGAAACCGCTGCAGTAG
- the hisG gene encoding ATP phosphoribosyltransferase, with protein sequence MLRVAVPNKGTLSEPAAEILSEAGYRRRTDTKDLTVVDPANNVEFFFLRPKDIAIYVGSGELDFGITGRDLAAESDAPVRERLALGFGSSTFRYAAPAGRDWAPHDLAGKRIATAFPNLVRKDLAAKGIEATVIRLDGAVEISVALGVADAIADVVGSGRTLGLHNLVAFGEPLCDSEAVLIERDGAGDENAAARDQLAARVQGVVFGQQYLMLDYDCPRRVLDRATEVTPGLESPTIAPLADPDWVAVRALVPRRDVNSIMDELASIGAKAILASDIRFCRF encoded by the coding sequence ATGCTGCGGGTCGCCGTGCCCAACAAGGGCACCCTGAGTGAACCGGCCGCCGAGATCCTGTCCGAGGCCGGCTACCGGCGGCGCACCGACACCAAGGACCTCACCGTCGTCGACCCGGCCAACAACGTCGAGTTCTTCTTCCTGCGGCCGAAGGACATCGCGATCTACGTCGGCTCCGGTGAGCTCGACTTCGGGATCACCGGCCGCGATCTGGCCGCCGAATCGGATGCGCCGGTGCGCGAACGGCTCGCGCTGGGGTTCGGCTCCTCGACCTTCCGCTACGCCGCACCCGCCGGACGTGACTGGGCGCCGCACGATCTCGCCGGTAAGCGGATCGCCACCGCGTTCCCGAACCTGGTGCGCAAGGACCTCGCCGCCAAGGGCATCGAGGCCACCGTCATCCGGCTCGACGGCGCGGTGGAGATCTCGGTGGCGCTCGGTGTCGCCGATGCCATCGCCGACGTGGTCGGCTCCGGCCGCACGCTCGGCCTGCACAACCTCGTCGCGTTCGGCGAGCCGCTGTGCGACTCGGAGGCCGTGCTGATCGAACGCGACGGCGCGGGCGACGAGAACGCCGCTGCGCGCGACCAACTCGCCGCGCGGGTGCAGGGTGTGGTGTTCGGCCAGCAGTACCTGATGTTGGACTACGACTGCCCGCGCCGTGTCCTGGACCGGGCCACCGAGGTGACGCCGGGCCTGGAGTCGCCCACCATCGCGCCGCTGGCCGACCCGGACTGGGTGGCGGTGCGCGCACTGGTCCCGCGCCGCGACGTCAACTCGATCATGGATGAACTGGCCTCGATCGGCGCCAAGGCGATCCTGGCCTCCGACATCCGGTTCTGCCGCTTCTAA
- a CDS encoding thioesterase family protein yields MIGHLYHRLPDSGGLAAFESTADTRSNWDPAIQHGSPPLALLTRAVEDLAAGSGLRVGRLTLDILGAIPVAPVLVRSEVLRPGSRISLMAAEMLAARPDGSHRAVARVTAWLLAPSDTADAATDRYPPLVEGDATTVAHAWEGAPGYLETVSWRRQPDDGTDAVAWLTPLVPLVDDEPTTALQRLAMVVDSANGIGAALDPREFMFMNTDTVVHLHRLPEGSDFGLRTRGSIGPDGIGVTTGEIFDRCGFIGTSAQTLLVQRQR; encoded by the coding sequence GTGATCGGGCACCTCTACCACCGGTTGCCGGACAGCGGAGGCCTGGCCGCGTTCGAGTCGACGGCCGACACCCGCAGCAACTGGGATCCGGCCATCCAGCACGGGTCACCGCCGCTGGCACTGCTCACCAGGGCCGTCGAGGACCTCGCAGCCGGAAGCGGGCTGCGCGTCGGCAGGCTCACGCTCGACATCCTCGGAGCGATCCCGGTGGCACCGGTGCTGGTGCGCTCGGAGGTGCTGCGACCCGGGAGCCGGATCTCGCTGATGGCCGCGGAGATGCTCGCCGCGCGCCCGGACGGCAGCCACCGCGCCGTCGCCCGGGTCACGGCCTGGCTGCTTGCGCCGAGCGACACCGCCGACGCCGCCACCGACCGGTATCCGCCGCTGGTCGAGGGCGACGCCACCACGGTGGCACACGCCTGGGAGGGGGCGCCGGGATACCTGGAGACGGTGAGCTGGCGCCGCCAGCCCGATGACGGCACGGACGCCGTGGCCTGGCTGACGCCATTGGTGCCGCTCGTCGACGACGAACCGACGACGGCGCTGCAGCGCCTGGCGATGGTCGTCGACTCCGCCAACGGCATCGGCGCGGCACTCGATCCGCGGGAGTTCATGTTCATGAACACCGACACCGTGGTGCACCTGCACCGCCTCCCGGAAGGGTCGGACTTCGGACTGCGCACCCGCGGGTCGATCGGCCCGGACGGGATCGGCGTCACGACGGGCGAGATCTTCGACCGCTGCGGATTCATCGGCACGTCGGCGCAGACGCTGCTGGTGCAGCGACAGCGATGA
- a CDS encoding phosphoribosyl-ATP diphosphatase: protein MGESQPVKTFDALFDELTERARTRPEGSGTVAALDGGVHGLGKKILEEAGEVWLAAEHEGDEALAEEISQLLYWTQVLMIARGLSPADVYRKL, encoded by the coding sequence GTGGGAGAATCGCAGCCCGTGAAGACCTTCGATGCGCTGTTCGACGAGTTGACCGAACGCGCGCGCACCCGGCCTGAGGGCAGCGGCACCGTGGCGGCCCTCGACGGTGGCGTGCACGGCCTGGGCAAGAAGATCCTCGAGGAGGCCGGCGAGGTGTGGCTGGCCGCCGAACACGAGGGCGACGAGGCGCTCGCCGAGGAGATCAGCCAGTTGCTGTACTGGACGCAGGTGCTCATGATCGCCCGCGGTCTGTCGCCCGCCGACGTCTACCGCAAGCTGTGA
- a CDS encoding DinB family protein, protein MNGLVGQFDLAWALAELHLSALTDDDVLWEPAELVWTVRPDASGVWRPDWSEEDLDPIPVPTIGWLTWHVTWWWSVTLAHLDAEPVPDRTEVTWPGGAAVVANIRELARRWRATLAALTEADLAGACAFPWGGDSGRTVADTVLWLHVELTKNVAEIGQLRMLRAASR, encoded by the coding sequence ATGAACGGGCTCGTCGGCCAGTTCGACCTGGCGTGGGCGCTGGCCGAACTGCATCTGTCCGCGCTCACCGACGACGACGTCCTCTGGGAGCCGGCCGAACTCGTGTGGACCGTGCGGCCGGACGCGTCCGGTGTGTGGCGGCCCGACTGGTCCGAAGAAGACCTCGATCCGATCCCGGTGCCGACCATCGGCTGGTTGACGTGGCATGTCACGTGGTGGTGGTCGGTGACGCTGGCGCACCTCGACGCGGAACCCGTGCCCGACCGCACCGAGGTGACCTGGCCCGGCGGCGCCGCGGTGGTGGCGAACATCCGGGAGCTGGCCCGCCGCTGGCGCGCGACCCTGGCGGCACTGACCGAGGCGGATCTCGCGGGCGCATGTGCGTTTCCGTGGGGCGGCGACAGCGGCCGCACCGTCGCCGACACCGTGTTGTGGCTGCACGTGGAACTGACGAAGAACGTCGCCGAGATCGGTCAGCTCAGGATGTTGCGGGCCGCATCGCGCTGA
- a CDS encoding sugar porter family MFS transporter produces the protein MAGHGGAPVGDDLPIADNEFSSGKTAVRIASVAALGGLLFGYDSAVINGAVDSIQEDFGIGNAELGFAVASALLGAAAGAMTAGRIADRIGRIAVMKIAAVLFLISAFGTGFAPEVWAVVVFRIVGGVGVGVASVIAPAYIAETSPPSIRGRLGSLQQLAIVSGIFLSFVVNWLLQWAAGGPNEPLWFGVDAWRWMFLAMAVPAVVYGALAFTIPESPRYLVASHRIPEARRVLSTLLGGKNLEITIHRIQDTLEREDKPSWRDLRKPTGGLYGIVWVGLGLSIFQQFVGINVIFYYSNVLWQAVGFSADESAIYTVITSVINVLTTLIAIALIDKIGRKPLLLIGSTGMAITLITMAVIFANATIGPDGNPSLPGASGVIALIAANLFVVAFGMSWGPVVWVLLGEMFPNRIRAAALGLAAAGQWAANWLITVTFPGLRDHLGLAYGFYGLCAVLSGLFVWRWVMETKGVSLEDMHADIMTQDLPTAAKEG, from the coding sequence ATGGCAGGTCACGGTGGCGCCCCGGTAGGAGATGACCTACCCATAGCGGACAACGAGTTCTCCTCCGGTAAGACCGCGGTCCGGATCGCCTCGGTGGCCGCGCTCGGCGGCCTGCTGTTCGGCTACGACAGCGCGGTCATCAACGGCGCGGTCGACTCCATCCAGGAGGACTTCGGCATCGGCAACGCCGAACTCGGCTTCGCGGTGGCGTCCGCGCTGCTCGGTGCGGCGGCCGGGGCGATGACGGCGGGTCGCATCGCCGACCGGATCGGCCGCATCGCGGTGATGAAGATCGCGGCGGTGCTGTTCCTGATCAGCGCCTTCGGTACCGGCTTCGCGCCGGAGGTCTGGGCCGTCGTGGTGTTCCGCATCGTCGGCGGTGTCGGGGTCGGGGTGGCCTCGGTGATCGCACCCGCCTACATCGCCGAGACGTCACCGCCGAGTATCCGGGGGCGGCTCGGGTCGCTCCAGCAGCTGGCCATCGTGTCCGGCATCTTCCTGTCCTTCGTCGTCAACTGGCTGCTGCAGTGGGCCGCGGGCGGGCCCAACGAACCGCTGTGGTTCGGGGTCGACGCCTGGCGCTGGATGTTCCTGGCGATGGCGGTGCCCGCCGTGGTGTACGGGGCACTGGCCTTCACCATCCCCGAATCGCCGCGGTATCTCGTTGCCAGCCACCGCATTCCGGAGGCCCGCCGGGTGCTCAGCACACTGCTCGGCGGTAAGAACCTGGAGATCACGATCCACCGCATCCAGGACACGCTGGAACGCGAGGACAAGCCGTCGTGGCGGGATCTGCGCAAACCCACCGGTGGGCTCTACGGCATCGTCTGGGTCGGGCTCGGGCTGTCGATCTTCCAGCAGTTCGTCGGCATCAACGTCATCTTCTACTACTCGAACGTGCTCTGGCAGGCGGTCGGGTTCAGCGCCGACGAATCGGCGATCTACACCGTCATCACGTCGGTGATCAACGTGCTGACCACGCTCATCGCGATCGCGCTGATCGACAAGATCGGGCGTAAACCGCTGCTGCTCATCGGTTCGACCGGGATGGCAATCACGCTGATCACCATGGCGGTCATCTTCGCCAACGCCACCATCGGGCCGGACGGCAATCCGAGCCTGCCCGGCGCCTCCGGGGTGATCGCGCTGATCGCCGCCAACCTGTTCGTCGTCGCGTTCGGCATGTCGTGGGGGCCGGTGGTGTGGGTGCTGCTCGGGGAGATGTTCCCCAACCGCATCCGCGCCGCCGCGCTGGGCCTGGCCGCCGCCGGGCAGTGGGCCGCGAACTGGCTGATCACCGTCACCTTCCCGGGACTGCGCGACCACCTCGGGCTGGCGTACGGCTTCTACGGTCTGTGCGCGGTGCTGTCGGGCCTGTTCGTCTGGCGGTGGGTGATGGAGACCAAGGGCGTGTCGCTGGAGGACATGCACGCCGACATCATGACCCAGGACCTGCCGACGGCGGCCAAGGAAGGCTGA
- a CDS encoding VOC family protein — protein sequence MNVTATAISLNVPDPRASADFLTRHVGYTVAMQDDGFVSLEHASGFNVVYLRTGLPTFRPAHRSGSAGDGLLLVFVVDDVDAAFEAVRDGGAPVVTAPETEPWGERYCQFEDPNGIIVQFVQWV from the coding sequence ATGAACGTCACCGCCACGGCGATCTCACTCAACGTCCCCGACCCTCGAGCCTCCGCCGACTTCCTGACCCGGCACGTCGGCTACACCGTGGCGATGCAGGACGACGGCTTCGTGTCACTGGAACACGCCAGCGGATTCAACGTGGTCTATCTGCGGACCGGGCTCCCGACGTTCAGACCGGCCCACCGATCGGGCAGCGCGGGCGACGGCCTGCTGCTGGTCTTCGTCGTCGACGACGTCGACGCCGCCTTCGAGGCGGTTCGCGACGGCGGCGCGCCCGTCGTCACCGCGCCGGAGACCGAACCGTGGGGCGAGCGGTACTGCCAGTTCGAGGATCCCAACGGGATCATCGTGCAGTTCGTCCAGTGGGTCTGA